One window from the genome of Caldisericum sp. encodes:
- the pstC gene encoding phosphate ABC transporter permease subunit PstC, which yields MKKNFGEYLLPIFGYIAIIILAGIVITIADQGLPLLSKYSLKELLLGKEWRPTSVPPLFGFLPSIISTFYISIFSMLIALPLSLGTAIYLSKIASPKVRSILKPVIELLANIPSVIYGMFALLFLGPILKKLFNLPVGLNGLNASIVLAIMSIPTITTLSEDAISMVPKEPELASYALGASNLETIFGITIPSASAGIFASITAGFGRAIGETMAVLLASGNSIRIPHSILEPMRPITATIALEMAETAVGSDHYRALFLLSLVLLIFVLSFNLLSRYLRKLYRKKLYG from the coding sequence ATGAAGAAAAACTTTGGGGAGTATTTACTTCCAATTTTTGGATACATTGCAATTATTATTCTTGCAGGAATAGTAATAACAATTGCAGACCAGGGATTGCCACTTCTTTCAAAGTACTCCCTGAAAGAACTATTGCTCGGTAAAGAGTGGAGGCCTACAAGCGTGCCTCCGCTCTTTGGCTTCCTTCCTTCAATTATCTCAACATTTTATATCTCCATATTTTCTATGCTTATTGCGCTACCACTATCTCTTGGCACAGCCATATACCTTTCAAAAATAGCAAGCCCAAAGGTAAGAAGTATTCTTAAACCAGTAATTGAGCTTCTTGCAAATATACCATCAGTAATTTATGGCATGTTTGCGCTATTATTTTTAGGTCCAATCTTAAAAAAGTTGTTCAATTTACCCGTTGGACTTAACGGGCTTAACGCAAGCATAGTTCTTGCAATAATGTCTATTCCTACGATTACGACACTTTCTGAAGATGCAATCTCGATGGTCCCAAAGGAACCAGAACTTGCATCATATGCACTTGGTGCATCAAACCTTGAAACGATATTTGGGATAACAATACCATCAGCTTCTGCAGGAATTTTTGCATCAATCACTGCTGGCTTTGGAAGGGCGATTGGTGAGACTATGGCTGTATTGCTTGCATCTGGCAATTCTATAAGAATTCCCCATAGCATCCTTGAGCCAATGCGACCAATAACTGCAACAATTGCTCTTGAAATGGCAGAAACAGCGGTTGGCTCAGACCACTACAGAGCGCTATTTCTCCTTTCTTTGGTGCTTCTTATTTTTGTCCTCTCATTCAATCTTTTAAGCAGGTATTTAAGGAAATTGTACAGGAAAAAATTATATGGATAA
- a CDS encoding KH domain-containing protein gives MMKELIETIVKALVDNPEEVKVTEVAGETAVIYEIKVADSDIGKVIGKQGKTANALRTIVKAASSKIGKAASIQINSKPRGA, from the coding sequence GTGATGAAAGAACTTATTGAAACCATTGTTAAAGCATTAGTTGATAACCCAGAAGAAGTTAAGGTTACAGAAGTTGCAGGTGAAACTGCAGTTATTTACGAAATAAAGGTTGCAGATTCCGATATCGGTAAGGTTATCGGAAAGCAGGGTAAAACCGCAAACGCACTAAGAACTATTGTAAAAGCAGCATCCTCTAAGATTGGAAAAGCAGCAAGCATTCAGATCAACTCCAAGCCAAGAGGAGCATAA
- a CDS encoding RNA methyltransferase: protein MIKLYMALLHYPAYNKNREIVATSIVIHDLHDMSRAARTYGVKTFYVVQPMEEQKKVVSRIVRFWQTVGYEYNPNRLEAISVMDVKDSLFDVIKDIESKEKEKPFIIGTSAKERKNKVDYDFIAKRLIEDKPVLVCFGTGWGIPEDFEVNFDGFLPPIVGITDFNHLSVRSAASIVLDRIILSFKAISSASSTD, encoded by the coding sequence ATGATTAAACTTTATATGGCTCTTCTTCATTACCCAGCATATAACAAAAATAGAGAAATTGTTGCAACAAGTATCGTTATCCATGACCTTCATGATATGTCGAGAGCAGCAAGAACCTATGGAGTTAAAACCTTTTATGTAGTGCAACCTATGGAAGAGCAGAAGAAGGTCGTGTCCAGGATTGTCCGGTTCTGGCAAACTGTTGGCTATGAATACAATCCTAATCGATTAGAGGCAATTTCAGTAATGGATGTTAAGGATTCACTTTTCGATGTAATTAAGGATATAGAATCAAAGGAAAAAGAAAAGCCTTTCATTATCGGAACATCTGCAAAAGAGCGTAAAAACAAGGTTGATTATGACTTTATTGCAAAGAGGCTCATAGAAGACAAGCCTGTGCTTGTTTGCTTCGGGACTGGCTGGGGAATACCTGAGGACTTTGAAGTAAACTTTGATGGCTTTTTACCGCCAATAGTAGGCATTACGGACTTCAATCACCTCTCGGTGAGGAGCGCTGCATCAATCGTTCTTGATAGAATTATTCTTTCTTTTAAGGCTATTTCTTCTGCATCTTCAACGGATTAA
- a CDS encoding DUF763 domain-containing protein, which translates to MKQGYVDLPLHGGHAPPWLFKRMEKLARALSSAIIEFFGVEEYLKRLSDPVWFQSFGCLLGFDWHSSGLTTTTTGAIISGFGEESKNYGVFFAGGKGARALDTPVDIDFILEKGYVSENIANTLKRTSRLVAKIDSSCVQDGYKLYHHFVVFDKFGNWTIVQQGMKEENRYARRYHWNSFGLKSFVKDPHKGVITVKFEKPLNLVDATIGETQEKMVFLANDGNFVNEIKKIKFPSHHPIYESDFDRERLSKIFSFVKDVNPKDFEELLLVKGLGEKSLRALALSSHLLFGTPLSYKDPATFSFAHGGKDGYPYPVMRDIYDKTIEVFETSIKKAKLDEFEKEKLLTKLKSLAI; encoded by the coding sequence ATGAAACAAGGATATGTTGATTTGCCGCTTCACGGAGGACATGCACCGCCCTGGCTTTTTAAGCGGATGGAGAAACTTGCACGAGCACTTTCTTCTGCTATTATTGAATTCTTTGGAGTTGAAGAGTACCTTAAAAGATTAAGCGATCCAGTATGGTTTCAATCATTTGGGTGTCTTCTTGGTTTTGACTGGCACAGCTCGGGGCTTACTACAACGACAACTGGTGCAATAATTTCAGGATTTGGAGAGGAAAGCAAAAATTATGGCGTATTTTTTGCAGGGGGGAAAGGGGCAAGGGCTTTAGATACACCAGTAGATATTGATTTTATATTAGAGAAGGGCTATGTAAGTGAAAATATTGCAAATACCTTAAAGAGGACTTCTCGTTTAGTTGCAAAGATTGACTCTTCCTGTGTGCAGGATGGTTATAAACTTTATCATCATTTCGTTGTATTTGATAAATTTGGAAACTGGACAATTGTGCAGCAGGGAATGAAAGAGGAAAATCGTTATGCACGGAGGTACCACTGGAACTCTTTTGGGCTTAAGAGTTTTGTAAAAGATCCGCATAAAGGAGTTATTACTGTAAAGTTTGAAAAGCCTCTGAACCTTGTTGATGCTACTATCGGAGAAACACAGGAGAAGATGGTTTTCCTTGCAAATGATGGTAATTTTGTAAATGAAATAAAGAAAATAAAATTTCCTTCACACCATCCTATTTATGAAAGTGATTTTGATAGAGAGCGTCTTTCTAAGATTTTTAGTTTTGTAAAAGATGTAAATCCTAAAGACTTTGAAGAATTATTGCTTGTTAAAGGGCTCGGAGAAAAGAGTTTAAGGGCATTAGCACTTTCCTCGCACCTTCTTTTTGGAACGCCTCTTTCCTACAAAGATCCTGCGACATTTTCCTTTGCGCACGGTGGAAAAGATGGCTATCCCTATCCTGTTATGAGAGATATTTACGATAAAACTATCGAAGTTTTTGAAACATCAATTAAGAAGGCAAAACTTGATGAATTTGAGAAGGAAAAACTGCTTACAAAGTTAAAAAGCCTTGCAATATGA
- the pstA gene encoding phosphate ABC transporter permease PstA produces the protein MDKLTKEKIFFTIFRLLAFTSLLIVFTLIFYILSKGLKVISLNFIIDYPRNSFTEGGIFPAIVGSLYLVGLAIIFAVPIGVLGGIYLSEYTKENTLTEAIRLAIDTLSGIPSIIFGLFGLAVFCKILNLKVSLIAGSLTLSILILPTIFSATIESLKLVPKDFRDASYALGATKWQTTWEIVVKTALPNIITGVLLSIGRAIGETAPILFTGATFYTRGLPESIFEPVMALPYTIYGLLAEGTFPQKQVPIAFGASIVLIVLVFIITLPGIIIRNKFRSKKKW, from the coding sequence ATGGATAAATTAACGAAAGAAAAAATATTTTTTACAATATTTAGATTACTTGCATTTACATCTCTTCTGATTGTCTTTACCCTTATTTTCTATATACTCTCAAAGGGACTTAAAGTAATTTCTCTTAATTTCATAATCGATTACCCAAGAAACAGTTTTACCGAAGGTGGAATTTTCCCTGCAATTGTTGGAAGTTTGTATCTTGTGGGGCTTGCAATAATTTTTGCAGTTCCTATAGGTGTATTAGGCGGCATCTATCTTTCAGAATATACTAAGGAAAATACACTTACAGAGGCTATAAGACTTGCAATAGACACACTGTCCGGCATACCATCAATTATTTTTGGACTTTTCGGTTTGGCTGTGTTCTGCAAAATACTCAATCTAAAGGTTTCTTTAATTGCAGGAAGTTTAACACTTTCAATCCTTATACTTCCTACAATTTTTTCTGCAACCATTGAGAGTCTGAAACTTGTTCCAAAGGACTTTAGAGACGCATCCTATGCACTTGGCGCAACAAAATGGCAAACAACCTGGGAGATAGTAGTAAAAACTGCACTTCCAAATATTATTACAGGCGTTCTTCTGAGTATAGGAAGGGCGATAGGCGAAACAGCACCAATACTTTTTACTGGGGCTACTTTCTACACGAGAGGCCTTCCTGAAAGCATTTTTGAGCCGGTTATGGCGCTCCCATATACAATATACGGGCTTCTTGCGGAAGGAACTTTTCCTCAAAAGCAAGTTCCCATAGCATTTGGTGCATCAATCGTATTAATTGTGCTTGTTTTCATAATAACGCTTCCTGGTATAATTATTAGGAACAAATTTAGGAGCAAGAAAAAATGGTAA
- a CDS encoding YlqD family protein, translating to MSVLHLKQNVIVKVIVTEKFKEDFKKEISRQLEAAEGKARELKSSLARLVIESAGIQNPTYVESLKARIEEERMLQEAIAADLREKIKEIEALPLESIYPYTVIEGLVDVDVGDNLFKKIAGVEVLVKDGVVVEIKEGT from the coding sequence ATGAGTGTGCTTCACCTTAAGCAAAATGTAATAGTCAAAGTTATAGTAACCGAAAAGTTTAAAGAAGATTTTAAAAAAGAAATTTCAAGACAATTGGAAGCAGCAGAGGGCAAGGCGCGTGAGTTAAAATCGTCGCTTGCGCGCCTTGTTATTGAGAGTGCAGGCATTCAAAATCCAACCTATGTTGAAAGTTTAAAAGCAAGAATTGAAGAAGAAAGGATGCTTCAAGAGGCTATTGCTGCCGATTTAAGAGAAAAGATCAAAGAAATAGAAGCATTACCGCTTGAAAGCATTTATCCGTATACGGTTATTGAGGGCCTTGTGGATGTTGATGTGGGTGACAATCTCTTCAAGAAGATTGCAGGTGTTGAGGTCCTCGTTAAAGACGGTGTTGTAGTAGAGATTAAAGAAGGCACCTAA
- a CDS encoding PstS family phosphate ABC transporter substrate-binding protein, translating to MNKKGKFLAYLLVAVISVSVVFGFTGCKQSGSNQGATSQQPAQEVKITMNGSTTVFPIAQKAAEVYMDKHPNVKISVEGTGSGNGIAALIDGTTDIANSSREIKQEEIEKAKAKGVNPYEIPIALDALSIIVNPANPITNLTREQVIDIFTGKITNWKELGWKDAPIVVVSRDSSSGTYGAFMELALPKDAKITDKAVYQSSNQTVKNTVASTEGAIGYVGLGYLDSSVKAVSYEGVMPSKETAINKTYKLSRHLYMYTNGEPKGEVKNFIDFVLSPEGQDIVESVGFIRIK from the coding sequence ATGAATAAGAAAGGGAAATTCTTAGCGTATCTTCTAGTAGCAGTCATCTCAGTGTCAGTCGTCTTTGGTTTTACCGGTTGCAAGCAGTCAGGGAGTAATCAAGGAGCAACTTCTCAACAACCTGCTCAGGAAGTAAAAATCACAATGAACGGATCAACAACAGTTTTTCCAATTGCTCAAAAGGCTGCAGAAGTCTATATGGATAAACACCCGAATGTGAAGATTTCTGTTGAGGGAACAGGTTCTGGAAACGGGATTGCTGCACTTATCGATGGAACAACAGACATTGCAAACTCTTCAAGAGAAATTAAGCAAGAGGAGATTGAGAAAGCAAAGGCAAAAGGCGTAAATCCTTATGAAATCCCAATAGCACTCGATGCACTTTCTATTATTGTAAACCCGGCAAACCCCATAACGAACCTCACACGGGAACAGGTAATCGATATTTTTACAGGCAAAATAACAAACTGGAAGGAATTAGGTTGGAAAGATGCACCAATTGTAGTTGTTTCAAGAGACTCTTCGTCAGGTACATACGGTGCATTTATGGAACTTGCACTTCCTAAGGATGCAAAGATTACAGACAAAGCAGTCTATCAATCATCAAACCAGACGGTGAAAAATACTGTTGCATCTACAGAAGGTGCAATTGGTTATGTCGGGCTTGGATACCTTGATTCTTCAGTTAAGGCGGTAAGTTACGAAGGCGTAATGCCATCCAAAGAAACAGCAATTAATAAAACCTATAAGCTTTCAAGACACCTATATATGTACACAAATGGAGAACCAAAAGGAGAGGTAAAGAATTTTATAGACTTCGTTCTATCTCCTGAGGGGCAGGATATTGTAGAAAGTGTCGGTTTCATTAGAATAAAGTAG
- a CDS encoding YigZ family protein has translation MKFNTVEKDIVVKNVIKRSIFIGTVKKVSNLKEVEAFLDVIKEKYKDANHNPYAYRLVTREQYYSDDGEPSGSAGVPIFNAIRHFDVYNICVVVTRYFGGVKLGIPGLIEAYGSTAEFAIKSANIVEEKTTKTLEVRFPYSSFNFVNYALSKIPHKIVKREFTEDGLIVVQIDEDLLDEFSSLLKKDVRINFSVLNF, from the coding sequence ATGAAATTTAATACAGTAGAAAAAGATATCGTAGTAAAAAATGTTATTAAAAGGTCAATTTTCATAGGGACCGTAAAGAAGGTTTCGAATTTAAAAGAGGTGGAAGCTTTTTTGGATGTTATAAAAGAAAAATACAAAGATGCGAACCACAACCCGTATGCATACAGGCTTGTAACGCGTGAACAGTATTATTCGGATGATGGGGAGCCAAGTGGTTCTGCAGGAGTTCCTATTTTTAATGCGATAAGACATTTTGATGTTTACAATATTTGTGTTGTTGTAACACGTTACTTTGGTGGTGTAAAACTAGGCATCCCTGGTTTAATAGAGGCGTATGGATCGACTGCGGAATTTGCAATAAAAAGTGCAAATATTGTAGAAGAGAAGACAACTAAAACTTTAGAGGTTAGGTTTCCATACTCCTCCTTCAATTTTGTGAACTACGCTTTGAGTAAGATACCGCACAAAATTGTAAAAAGGGAATTCACAGAGGATGGTTTAATAGTAGTACAAATTGATGAAGATCTATTGGATGAATTTTCTTCACTTCTTAAAAAAGATGTAAGAATAAATTTTTCTGTTTTAAATTTTTAA
- a CDS encoding HAMP domain-containing histidine kinase has translation MLTISFLILVAYIFIESNEIGDLEKFLKNLIEKKEIKNFEGDSKIFEEVRIFLKTLGESYLREESDLRNIRTICNEISSKVDEAIIIINAEGEIVFKNKEAENLIKLKDKKLYYEAIRNSTIITIIGNALKENKTIEQNVEINGVLYNATLSPVTLYDKQHILAIFKKLEDFRNETFLKSQFLEAVSHEMKTPLSSILGTVEILENENFIKKKGLQFLTILKENTERLKKLTERILKLSEIESVRNSLKEIVDLTKLGEEVVKKFENQFKEKGLEFTYEIQENTKIRGNYFLLEDVLINLLENAMKYTESGRVSLKIFKDEKYAYIEVEDTGKGIREENIDKIFEPFYREDRSRNENVKGTGLGLTITKRIVDMHSGEIKVESKPGAGTKFTLKFPKVD, from the coding sequence TTGTTAACAATTTCATTTTTAATCCTGGTTGCATACATCTTTATTGAATCAAACGAAATAGGTGACTTAGAAAAATTCCTTAAAAACCTCATAGAGAAAAAGGAAATAAAAAATTTCGAAGGTGACTCAAAGATCTTTGAAGAAGTTCGAATTTTCCTTAAAACTTTAGGCGAATCATATTTAAGGGAAGAAAGCGATTTAAGAAACATAAGAACAATCTGTAATGAAATCTCTTCAAAAGTAGACGAAGCGATAATCATAATAAACGCAGAAGGAGAAATAGTTTTTAAAAATAAGGAGGCTGAAAACCTTATTAAGCTTAAAGACAAGAAACTCTACTATGAAGCCATAAGAAATAGCACCATCATAACAATTATAGGAAACGCACTAAAGGAAAATAAAACAATAGAGCAAAATGTAGAAATTAACGGGGTTTTGTATAATGCCACACTTTCGCCAGTTACTCTTTATGACAAGCAACACATTCTTGCAATTTTCAAAAAACTTGAGGATTTTAGAAACGAGACATTCCTCAAGAGTCAATTTTTGGAGGCAGTTTCTCACGAGATGAAAACTCCACTTTCCTCGATTCTTGGAACAGTTGAGATATTAGAAAACGAAAATTTCATAAAGAAAAAAGGGCTGCAATTCCTTACAATATTAAAAGAAAATACCGAAAGGCTTAAGAAACTCACAGAAAGAATTTTAAAGTTAAGTGAAATTGAATCTGTTAGAAATAGCCTTAAAGAAATAGTAGACTTAACAAAATTAGGTGAAGAAGTTGTAAAAAAATTTGAGAATCAGTTTAAAGAAAAGGGACTTGAGTTTACATACGAGATACAAGAAAATACAAAAATAAGAGGCAACTACTTTTTATTAGAAGATGTTTTAATAAATCTCCTGGAAAACGCAATGAAGTATACTGAAAGTGGTAGAGTATCTCTAAAGATATTCAAGGACGAAAAATATGCATACATTGAAGTAGAGGACACAGGAAAAGGAATAAGAGAAGAGAACATCGACAAAATCTTTGAACCTTTCTACAGAGAAGACCGCTCAAGAAACGAAAATGTAAAAGGGACAGGACTTGGTTTAACAATAACTAAAAGAATTGTGGATATGCATTCAGGAGAAATTAAGGTAGAAAGTAAACCTGGTGCAGGAACAAAGTTCACCTTAAAGTTCCCGAAAGTTGATTAA
- the trmD gene encoding tRNA (guanosine(37)-N1)-methyltransferase TrmD, producing MEAHFLTIFPEFFECARSFGLFRVGIERNILYYYVHNLRDFTKDKHKTTDDTPYGGGAGMVMLVEPIVKGVEYIEENYGKQFKILTSPQGIKLDQTLAKELSSKEKILFIPTHYEGVDERVMNFVDMEVSIGDYVLSGGEIASLVILDAALRLVEGLLHNKESLSEETFESNLLEYPQYTRPFDFRGESVPEVLRSGNHKEIERFRKKESLKRTLLKRPDLLLKHEFTKEEKELLKEIGLEIEELIRRIT from the coding sequence ATGGAAGCTCATTTTCTCACCATATTCCCTGAGTTTTTCGAATGTGCAAGGTCCTTTGGTTTGTTTAGAGTTGGAATAGAAAGAAATATTCTTTATTACTATGTTCATAACCTTAGGGACTTTACAAAGGACAAGCATAAAACAACCGACGACACGCCTTATGGTGGTGGAGCGGGTATGGTAATGCTTGTAGAACCAATCGTGAAAGGGGTAGAGTATATTGAAGAAAACTATGGTAAACAATTCAAAATACTTACCTCTCCACAAGGCATAAAACTCGATCAGACACTTGCAAAAGAATTATCTTCCAAGGAGAAAATCCTTTTCATACCAACCCATTATGAAGGTGTTGATGAAAGGGTTATGAATTTTGTCGATATGGAAGTTTCAATTGGGGATTATGTTTTAAGTGGTGGTGAAATAGCTTCACTTGTTATCCTTGATGCAGCATTAAGGTTAGTTGAGGGATTACTTCACAACAAGGAATCTCTATCGGAAGAAACTTTCGAAAGTAACCTCCTTGAGTATCCTCAATATACACGCCCGTTTGATTTTAGAGGGGAAAGTGTTCCAGAGGTTTTACGGAGCGGAAACCACAAGGAAATTGAAAGATTTAGAAAAAAGGAATCTCTTAAAAGGACTTTACTTAAGAGACCAGATTTGCTTTTAAAGCACGAATTTACCAAAGAAGAAAAAGAACTCTTAAAAGAAATCGGATTGGAAATTGAGGAGTTAATAAGGAGAATAACATGA
- the rpsP gene encoding 30S ribosomal protein S16: MATKIKLARVGAPHRAFYRVIVSDSRFATDSKVIEIVGHWNPVVEPEELVFDKEKVLEWLKKGAQPTESVLNLLKRAKIWDEYLKLKGGK; the protein is encoded by the coding sequence TTGGCTACAAAAATTAAGCTTGCAAGAGTTGGAGCACCTCATCGAGCATTCTACAGGGTTATAGTTTCCGACTCGCGTTTTGCAACTGATAGCAAGGTTATTGAAATTGTTGGACACTGGAATCCAGTTGTGGAACCAGAAGAACTTGTTTTCGACAAGGAAAAGGTTCTTGAGTGGTTAAAGAAAGGCGCGCAGCCTACAGAAAGCGTATTGAATCTTCTCAAAAGAGCAAAAATTTGGGACGAGTACCTAAAACTCAAAGGAGGTAAGTGA
- a CDS encoding EamA family transporter has product MEKKTGLIVNLSLFLLFLVWANSYTFIKIAERQLEPIALVIARFFIIFPFLFLFKDFYSGLKKINSINDFLKIFLVGLLIVPSYHIFLNTAETMINASVAALVAGFSPVITGVFSSLILKEKLERKRILGLFISLLGVILLTYGISHKFEIKNTLGVILSLTSVTSWALATVTSKSLYNKFKPIEVNTLGLFFGTLALTPFIKRSYIEQILSMNTQTLIAVLYLGVLCILIGYAVWFKALEYKEASTTATFIYLNPIIGSLSGVIFLKEPMNITMIIGGITIILGLFFVNPLKMQKK; this is encoded by the coding sequence ATGGAAAAGAAAACTGGATTAATTGTAAACCTTAGTCTTTTTCTTCTTTTTCTTGTGTGGGCAAACTCCTACACATTTATTAAAATTGCAGAAAGACAACTTGAACCAATTGCACTTGTTATAGCAAGATTTTTTATAATTTTCCCTTTCTTATTTCTTTTTAAAGATTTTTATTCCGGTTTAAAAAAGATAAATTCAATTAACGACTTTTTAAAGATATTTTTAGTTGGGCTCCTCATAGTTCCTTCATACCACATATTTCTAAATACCGCTGAAACAATGATTAACGCATCAGTTGCAGCACTTGTTGCTGGTTTTAGCCCCGTTATTACTGGCGTTTTTTCATCATTGATACTCAAAGAGAAACTTGAAAGAAAAAGAATCTTAGGTCTTTTTATTTCTCTTTTAGGAGTTATACTTCTTACCTATGGTATTTCCCACAAATTTGAAATCAAGAATACATTAGGCGTTATTTTAAGTTTGACATCAGTTACATCTTGGGCTCTTGCAACAGTTACATCGAAGTCCCTTTACAACAAGTTTAAGCCAATTGAAGTTAATACACTCGGCCTTTTCTTTGGGACTCTTGCACTAACACCTTTCATAAAAAGAAGCTACATTGAACAGATTCTAAGCATGAATACGCAAACTCTTATCGCTGTCTTGTATCTTGGAGTGCTGTGTATCCTTATAGGTTATGCAGTCTGGTTTAAAGCACTCGAATATAAAGAAGCTTCGACAACCGCAACATTTATATATTTAAACCCAATAATAGGAAGTTTAAGCGGTGTAATATTCCTCAAAGAACCAATGAATATAACAATGATAATAGGTGGAATTACAATAATTCTTGGCTTGTTCTTTGTTAATCCGTTGAAGATGCAGAAGAAATAG
- a CDS encoding response regulator transcription factor — protein sequence MKRIAIVDDEKDIVDLASFYIEREGFKVDKYYTGDSFLNAIGSKRYDCIVLDLMLPNVDGLTILKTLKSREDTKDIPVIILTAKNSEGDMVLGLEIGANDYIPKPFSPRVLAAKVKAFVREGKKTTIQAGDITLDIANYVAYCKDRAVKLTPTEFRILKVLVEGKGKVFTREELLSEAFLHTVSPTERAVDVHVKSIRDKLHECGKYIVTVRGVGYKFQLEE from the coding sequence ATGAAGAGAATAGCGATAGTAGATGACGAAAAGGACATCGTTGACCTTGCCTCTTTTTATATCGAAAGGGAGGGGTTTAAGGTTGACAAGTACTACACTGGGGATAGTTTCCTTAATGCAATTGGTTCGAAAAGGTATGACTGCATTGTTCTTGACTTAATGCTTCCAAATGTCGATGGTCTTACAATCCTGAAAACGCTCAAGTCAAGAGAAGACACGAAGGATATCCCCGTTATAATACTCACTGCAAAAAATTCAGAGGGGGATATGGTGCTTGGATTGGAAATTGGTGCAAATGATTACATCCCTAAACCATTTTCACCAAGGGTTCTTGCTGCAAAAGTTAAGGCTTTTGTTAGAGAAGGTAAAAAGACAACAATCCAGGCAGGTGATATAACTCTTGACATCGCAAACTATGTTGCTTACTGCAAGGACAGAGCAGTAAAACTTACACCTACTGAATTCCGCATTTTGAAGGTACTCGTTGAAGGCAAGGGAAAAGTCTTTACAAGAGAAGAACTTCTGAGTGAAGCCTTTCTGCACACTGTTTCACCAACGGAACGTGCTGTTGATGTCCATGTAAAAAGCATAAGAGACAAACTTCATGAGTGCGGAAAGTATATTGTTACGGTGAGGGGGGTTGGCTACAAATTCCAATTAGAAGAATAA
- the pstB gene encoding phosphate ABC transporter ATP-binding protein, translated as MVKISVRNLKAFTKKQEILKGISLDIHENSVTAIIGPSGCGKSTFLRSLNRMNDFFEDITVEGEVLLDNKNIYDKDVNVFELRRHVGMVFQKPNPFPKSIFENVAYGLKIHGIRDKKTIEEKVIWALKEANLFEEVKDKLDESAFSLSGGQQQRLCIARAIAVEPEVLLMDEPASALDPISTLQLERLIEKLKKEFTIVIVTHNIQQAGRVSDYTAFLYMGELVEYDKTERMFTTPKNKLTEDYLEGRFG; from the coding sequence ATGGTAAAAATATCTGTAAGAAACTTAAAGGCATTCACAAAAAAACAGGAGATTCTGAAAGGAATATCGCTTGATATCCACGAAAACTCCGTTACAGCAATTATAGGTCCTTCTGGATGTGGTAAATCAACATTCCTTAGAAGTCTCAACAGGATGAATGACTTTTTTGAAGATATAACAGTCGAAGGTGAAGTGTTGCTTGATAACAAAAATATATACGATAAAGATGTTAATGTTTTCGAGTTGAGAAGGCATGTAGGTATGGTGTTTCAAAAGCCAAACCCATTCCCAAAGTCAATATTCGAGAATGTTGCATACGGATTGAAGATCCATGGGATAAGAGATAAAAAAACAATAGAAGAAAAAGTCATATGGGCGCTAAAGGAAGCAAATCTATTTGAAGAGGTAAAAGATAAGTTAGATGAGTCAGCTTTTAGCTTGTCAGGTGGTCAGCAACAGAGGCTTTGTATCGCAAGGGCAATTGCAGTTGAACCTGAAGTGCTTCTTATGGACGAACCTGCATCTGCCTTAGACCCAATATCGACACTTCAACTCGAGCGCTTGATTGAGAAATTGAAAAAGGAGTTTACCATTGTAATCGTAACCCACAACATACAACAGGCAGGAAGAGTCTCTGATTATACTGCCTTCCTTTATATGGGAGAACTTGTAGAATACGATAAGACAGAAAGGATGTTTACAACGCCAAAGAATAAACTCACAGAGGATTACCTTGAAGGTAGATTTGGATGA